A window from Drosophila miranda strain MSH22 chromosome Y unlocalized genomic scaffold, D.miranda_PacBio2.1 Contig_Y2_pilon, whole genome shotgun sequence encodes these proteins:
- the LOC117185684 gene encoding aldehyde dehydrogenase, dimeric NADP-preferring-like isoform X7, which yields MSSENSNRLTIEYSEPETESESPSVPTPASTSLFQSESDIMANFDDTLQRARLAFASGKTRNVSFRRKQLENLLRCYEENECDIISALEADLRRPKQESLIVETEFMKNDIKHILYNLSNWVKAEKPSKSIINVMDDVQIYNDPFGVVLVIGAWNYPLQLLLVPVASAIAAGNCVVIKPSEIAANCAKFIAEVIPKYLDNDCYPVVCGGPSETAELLKQRFDYIFYTGSTRVGKIIHAAANQHLTPTTLELGGKSPCYIDKSVELRTAVKRILWGKLINCGQTCIAPDYILCSKEMQDKFVAEAKDVLKEWYGENIQSSPDLSRVINSGNFQRLLGLIKSGRVAVGGKYDASERYIEPTILVDVKPNDPIMEEEIFGPILPIYTVESAYDAIKFINARESPLVLYIFTSETEVKNLFVNGTQSGGMCVNDTIMHYAVDVLPFGGVGMSGMGSYHGKYGFDTFTHKKSCLGKDLSAFGEKLASARYPPYSDRKGSFLSFLLHKRRPLPNFYLTHVLAIGLGVGLTVLANYYLQVRKGKLLSR from the exons atgAGTTCTGAAAATAGCAACCGTCTCACAATCGAATATTCGG AACCAGAAACTGAAAGCGAATCCCCCAGCGTCCCCACACCCGCATCTACATCACTGTTTCAGTCCGAGTCCGACATAATGGCCAATTTCGACGAT ACGTTGCAACGCGCCCGCCTCGCATTCGCCAGCGGCAAGACCAGGAACGTAAGCTTTCG TCGCAAGCAGCTGGAGAATCTGCTGCGTTGCTATGAGGAGAACGAGTGCGACATTATTAGTGCCTTGGAGGCAGATCTGCGTCGCCCCAAGCAGGAGAGTCTGATCGTGGAGACCGAATTCATGAAGAACGACATCAAGCACATTCTATACAATCTAAGTAATTGGGTCAAGGCAGAGAAG CCCTCTAAGTCGATCATTAATGTGATGGACGATGTGCAGATCTATAACGATCCCTTTGGCGTTGTGCTAGTGATTGGTGCTTGGAATTATCCGTTGCAGTTGCTGCTTGTCCCCGTGGCCTCTGCCATTGCCGCCGGTAACTGCGTGGTGATCAAGCCCAGCGAGATCGCCGCCAACTGCGCCAAGTTTATTGCCGAAGTCATTCCAAAATATCTCGACAAT GATTGCTATCCAGTGGTCTGCGGTGGACCCAGCGAAACGGCTGAGCTGCTCAAACAGCGCTTCGACTACATCTTCTACACGGGCTCCACCCGCGTCGGCAAAATCATTCATGCGGCGGCCAACCAGCACCTGACGCCCACCACCCTGGAGCTAGGCGGCAAGAG TCCTTGCTACATTGACAAGTCGGTGGAGCTGCGCACAGCTGTCAAGCGTATCCTGTGGGGCAAGCTAATAAACTGCGGCCAAACCTGCATTGCCCCCGACTACATCCTCTGCTCGAAGGAGATGCAGGACAAGTTCGTGGCCGAAGCCAAGGACGTGCTCAAAGAGTGGTACGGCGAGAACATTCAGAGCAGCCCCGACCTGAGCCGTGTCATCAACAGCGGCAATTTCCA GCGCCTGCTTGGGCTAATTAAGTCGGGACGCGTCGCTGTAGGCGGTAAGTACGATGCCAGCGAGCGTTACATTGAGCCCACAATCCTGGTCGATGTCAAGCCCAACGACCCCATTATGGAGGAGGAGATCTTCGGCCCCATCTTGCCCATCTATACCGTGGAGAGTGCCTACGATGCGATCAAGTTCATCAATGCCAG AGAGAGTCCACTTGTCCTGTATATTTTCACATCGGAAACAGAGGTTAAAAATCTGTTCGTAAACGGCACACAATCGGGCGGAATGTGCGTGAATGACACGATAATGCATTATGCCG TTGATGTGCTGCCCTTCGGGGGCGTTGGCATGAGCGGCATGGGCTCCTACCACGGAAAGTACGGCTTTGACACTTTTACGCACAAGAAGTCGTGTCTGGGCAAAGATCTGTCGGCGTTTGGTGAGAAGTTGGCCTC AGCTCGCTATCCCCCGTACTCAGATCGCAAGGGATCGTTTCTGTCGTTCCTGCTGCACAAGCGCCGACCTCTGCCCAATTTCTATCTGACGCATGTGCTGGCCATCGGCCTGGGCGTAGGTCTGACAGTGCTGGCCAACTATTACCTACAGGTAAGAAAG GGTAAGCTGTTGTCGCGTTAG
- the LOC117185684 gene encoding aldehyde dehydrogenase, dimeric NADP-preferring-like isoform X3 yields MLRFNNCDTIVRKSTIMGDNMTKPSDSDSDHSNVAKDRTTSTVIDIEPETESESPSVPTPASTSLFQSESDIMANFDDTLQRARLAFASGKTRNVSFRRKQLENLLRCYEENECDIISALEADLRRPKQESLIVETEFMKNDIKHILYNLSNWVKAEKPSKSIINVMDDVQIYNDPFGVVLVIGAWNYPLQLLLVPVASAIAAGNCVVIKPSEIAANCAKFIAEVIPKYLDNDCYPVVCGGPSETAELLKQRFDYIFYTGSTRVGKIIHAAANQHLTPTTLELGGKSPCYIDKSVELRTAVKRILWGKLINCGQTCIAPDYILCSKEMQDKFVAEAKDVLKEWYGENIQSSPDLSRVINSGNFQRLLGLIKSGRVAVGGKYDASERYIEPTILVDVKPNDPIMEEEIFGPILPIYTVESAYDAIKFINARESPLVLYIFTSETEVKNLFVNGTQSGGMCVNDTIMHYAVDVLPFGGVGMSGMGSYHGKYGFDTFTHKKSCLGKDLSAFGEKLASARYPPYSDRKGSFLSFLLHKRRPLPNFYLTHVLAIGLGVGLTVLANYYLQGKLLSR; encoded by the exons AACCAGAAACTGAAAGCGAATCCCCCAGCGTCCCCACACCCGCATCTACATCACTGTTTCAGTCCGAGTCCGACATAATGGCCAATTTCGACGAT ACGTTGCAACGCGCCCGCCTCGCATTCGCCAGCGGCAAGACCAGGAACGTAAGCTTTCG TCGCAAGCAGCTGGAGAATCTGCTGCGTTGCTATGAGGAGAACGAGTGCGACATTATTAGTGCCTTGGAGGCAGATCTGCGTCGCCCCAAGCAGGAGAGTCTGATCGTGGAGACCGAATTCATGAAGAACGACATCAAGCACATTCTATACAATCTAAGTAATTGGGTCAAGGCAGAGAAG CCCTCTAAGTCGATCATTAATGTGATGGACGATGTGCAGATCTATAACGATCCCTTTGGCGTTGTGCTAGTGATTGGTGCTTGGAATTATCCGTTGCAGTTGCTGCTTGTCCCCGTGGCCTCTGCCATTGCCGCCGGTAACTGCGTGGTGATCAAGCCCAGCGAGATCGCCGCCAACTGCGCCAAGTTTATTGCCGAAGTCATTCCAAAATATCTCGACAAT GATTGCTATCCAGTGGTCTGCGGTGGACCCAGCGAAACGGCTGAGCTGCTCAAACAGCGCTTCGACTACATCTTCTACACGGGCTCCACCCGCGTCGGCAAAATCATTCATGCGGCGGCCAACCAGCACCTGACGCCCACCACCCTGGAGCTAGGCGGCAAGAG TCCTTGCTACATTGACAAGTCGGTGGAGCTGCGCACAGCTGTCAAGCGTATCCTGTGGGGCAAGCTAATAAACTGCGGCCAAACCTGCATTGCCCCCGACTACATCCTCTGCTCGAAGGAGATGCAGGACAAGTTCGTGGCCGAAGCCAAGGACGTGCTCAAAGAGTGGTACGGCGAGAACATTCAGAGCAGCCCCGACCTGAGCCGTGTCATCAACAGCGGCAATTTCCA GCGCCTGCTTGGGCTAATTAAGTCGGGACGCGTCGCTGTAGGCGGTAAGTACGATGCCAGCGAGCGTTACATTGAGCCCACAATCCTGGTCGATGTCAAGCCCAACGACCCCATTATGGAGGAGGAGATCTTCGGCCCCATCTTGCCCATCTATACCGTGGAGAGTGCCTACGATGCGATCAAGTTCATCAATGCCAG AGAGAGTCCACTTGTCCTGTATATTTTCACATCGGAAACAGAGGTTAAAAATCTGTTCGTAAACGGCACACAATCGGGCGGAATGTGCGTGAATGACACGATAATGCATTATGCCG TTGATGTGCTGCCCTTCGGGGGCGTTGGCATGAGCGGCATGGGCTCCTACCACGGAAAGTACGGCTTTGACACTTTTACGCACAAGAAGTCGTGTCTGGGCAAAGATCTGTCGGCGTTTGGTGAGAAGTTGGCCTC AGCTCGCTATCCCCCGTACTCAGATCGCAAGGGATCGTTTCTGTCGTTCCTGCTGCACAAGCGCCGACCTCTGCCCAATTTCTATCTGACGCATGTGCTGGCCATCGGCCTGGGCGTAGGTCTGACAGTGCTGGCCAACTATTACCTACAG GGTAAGCTGTTGTCGCGTTAG
- the LOC117185684 gene encoding aldehyde dehydrogenase, dimeric NADP-preferring-like isoform X1: MLRFNNCDTIVRKSTIMGDNMTKPSDSDSDHSNVAKDRTTSTVIDIEPETESESPSVPTPASTSLFQSESDIMANFDDTLQRARLAFASGKTRNVSFRRKQLENLLRCYEENECDIISALEADLRRPKQESLIVETEFMKNDIKHILYNLSNWVKAEKPSKSIINVMDDVQIYNDPFGVVLVIGAWNYPLQLLLVPVASAIAAGNCVVIKPSEIAANCAKFIAEVIPKYLDNDCYPVVCGGPSETAELLKQRFDYIFYTGSTRVGKIIHAAANQHLTPTTLELGGKSPCYIDKSVELRTAVKRILWGKLINCGQTCIAPDYILCSKEMQDKFVAEAKDVLKEWYGENIQSSPDLSRVINSGNFQRLLGLIKSGRVAVGGKYDASERYIEPTILVDVKPNDPIMEEEIFGPILPIYTVESAYDAIKFINARESPLVLYIFTSETEVKNLFVNGTQSGGMCVNDTIMHYAVDVLPFGGVGMSGMGSYHGKYGFDTFTHKKSCLGKDLSAFGEKLASARYPPYSDRKGSFLSFLLHKRRPLPNFYLTHVLAIGLGVGLTVLANYYLQVRKGKLLSR; this comes from the exons AACCAGAAACTGAAAGCGAATCCCCCAGCGTCCCCACACCCGCATCTACATCACTGTTTCAGTCCGAGTCCGACATAATGGCCAATTTCGACGAT ACGTTGCAACGCGCCCGCCTCGCATTCGCCAGCGGCAAGACCAGGAACGTAAGCTTTCG TCGCAAGCAGCTGGAGAATCTGCTGCGTTGCTATGAGGAGAACGAGTGCGACATTATTAGTGCCTTGGAGGCAGATCTGCGTCGCCCCAAGCAGGAGAGTCTGATCGTGGAGACCGAATTCATGAAGAACGACATCAAGCACATTCTATACAATCTAAGTAATTGGGTCAAGGCAGAGAAG CCCTCTAAGTCGATCATTAATGTGATGGACGATGTGCAGATCTATAACGATCCCTTTGGCGTTGTGCTAGTGATTGGTGCTTGGAATTATCCGTTGCAGTTGCTGCTTGTCCCCGTGGCCTCTGCCATTGCCGCCGGTAACTGCGTGGTGATCAAGCCCAGCGAGATCGCCGCCAACTGCGCCAAGTTTATTGCCGAAGTCATTCCAAAATATCTCGACAAT GATTGCTATCCAGTGGTCTGCGGTGGACCCAGCGAAACGGCTGAGCTGCTCAAACAGCGCTTCGACTACATCTTCTACACGGGCTCCACCCGCGTCGGCAAAATCATTCATGCGGCGGCCAACCAGCACCTGACGCCCACCACCCTGGAGCTAGGCGGCAAGAG TCCTTGCTACATTGACAAGTCGGTGGAGCTGCGCACAGCTGTCAAGCGTATCCTGTGGGGCAAGCTAATAAACTGCGGCCAAACCTGCATTGCCCCCGACTACATCCTCTGCTCGAAGGAGATGCAGGACAAGTTCGTGGCCGAAGCCAAGGACGTGCTCAAAGAGTGGTACGGCGAGAACATTCAGAGCAGCCCCGACCTGAGCCGTGTCATCAACAGCGGCAATTTCCA GCGCCTGCTTGGGCTAATTAAGTCGGGACGCGTCGCTGTAGGCGGTAAGTACGATGCCAGCGAGCGTTACATTGAGCCCACAATCCTGGTCGATGTCAAGCCCAACGACCCCATTATGGAGGAGGAGATCTTCGGCCCCATCTTGCCCATCTATACCGTGGAGAGTGCCTACGATGCGATCAAGTTCATCAATGCCAG AGAGAGTCCACTTGTCCTGTATATTTTCACATCGGAAACAGAGGTTAAAAATCTGTTCGTAAACGGCACACAATCGGGCGGAATGTGCGTGAATGACACGATAATGCATTATGCCG TTGATGTGCTGCCCTTCGGGGGCGTTGGCATGAGCGGCATGGGCTCCTACCACGGAAAGTACGGCTTTGACACTTTTACGCACAAGAAGTCGTGTCTGGGCAAAGATCTGTCGGCGTTTGGTGAGAAGTTGGCCTC AGCTCGCTATCCCCCGTACTCAGATCGCAAGGGATCGTTTCTGTCGTTCCTGCTGCACAAGCGCCGACCTCTGCCCAATTTCTATCTGACGCATGTGCTGGCCATCGGCCTGGGCGTAGGTCTGACAGTGCTGGCCAACTATTACCTACAGGTAAGAAAG GGTAAGCTGTTGTCGCGTTAG
- the LOC117185684 gene encoding aldehyde dehydrogenase, dimeric NADP-preferring-like isoform X4, with protein MLRFNNCDTIVRKSTIMGDNMTKPSDSDSDHSNVAKDRTTSTVIDIEPETESESPSVPTPASTSLFQSESDIMANFDDTLQRARLAFASGKTRNVSFRRKQLENLLRCYEENECDIISALEADLRRPKQESLIVETEFMKNDIKHILYNLSNWVKAEKPSKSIINVMDDVQIYNDPFGVVLVIGAWNYPLQLLLVPVASAIAAGNCVVIKPSEIAANCAKFIAEVIPKYLDNDCYPVVCGGPSETAELLKQRFDYIFYTGSTRVGKIIHAAANQHLTPTTLELGGKSPCYIDKSVELRTAVKRILWGKLINCGQTCIAPDYILCSKEMQDKFVAEAKDVLKEWYGENIQSSPDLSRVINSGNFQRLLGLIKSGRVAVGGKYDASERYIEPTILVDVKPNDPIMEEEIFGPILPIYTVESAYDAIKFINAREKTLVIYVFSNSNKLVKEFKSNTTSGGFCSNETIMHCGVDVLPFGGVGMSGMGSYHGKYGFDTFTHKKSCLGKDLSAFGEKLASARYPPYSDRKGSFLSFLLHKRRPLPNFYLTHVLAIGLGVGLTVLANYYLQGKLLSR; from the exons AACCAGAAACTGAAAGCGAATCCCCCAGCGTCCCCACACCCGCATCTACATCACTGTTTCAGTCCGAGTCCGACATAATGGCCAATTTCGACGAT ACGTTGCAACGCGCCCGCCTCGCATTCGCCAGCGGCAAGACCAGGAACGTAAGCTTTCG TCGCAAGCAGCTGGAGAATCTGCTGCGTTGCTATGAGGAGAACGAGTGCGACATTATTAGTGCCTTGGAGGCAGATCTGCGTCGCCCCAAGCAGGAGAGTCTGATCGTGGAGACCGAATTCATGAAGAACGACATCAAGCACATTCTATACAATCTAAGTAATTGGGTCAAGGCAGAGAAG CCCTCTAAGTCGATCATTAATGTGATGGACGATGTGCAGATCTATAACGATCCCTTTGGCGTTGTGCTAGTGATTGGTGCTTGGAATTATCCGTTGCAGTTGCTGCTTGTCCCCGTGGCCTCTGCCATTGCCGCCGGTAACTGCGTGGTGATCAAGCCCAGCGAGATCGCCGCCAACTGCGCCAAGTTTATTGCCGAAGTCATTCCAAAATATCTCGACAAT GATTGCTATCCAGTGGTCTGCGGTGGACCCAGCGAAACGGCTGAGCTGCTCAAACAGCGCTTCGACTACATCTTCTACACGGGCTCCACCCGCGTCGGCAAAATCATTCATGCGGCGGCCAACCAGCACCTGACGCCCACCACCCTGGAGCTAGGCGGCAAGAG TCCTTGCTACATTGACAAGTCGGTGGAGCTGCGCACAGCTGTCAAGCGTATCCTGTGGGGCAAGCTAATAAACTGCGGCCAAACCTGCATTGCCCCCGACTACATCCTCTGCTCGAAGGAGATGCAGGACAAGTTCGTGGCCGAAGCCAAGGACGTGCTCAAAGAGTGGTACGGCGAGAACATTCAGAGCAGCCCCGACCTGAGCCGTGTCATCAACAGCGGCAATTTCCA GCGCCTGCTTGGGCTAATTAAGTCGGGACGCGTCGCTGTAGGCGGTAAGTACGATGCCAGCGAGCGTTACATTGAGCCCACAATCCTGGTCGATGTCAAGCCCAACGACCCCATTATGGAGGAGGAGATCTTCGGCCCCATCTTGCCCATCTATACCGTGGAGAGTGCCTACGATGCGATCAAGTTCATCAATGCCAG AGAGAAAACTCTTGTAATTTACGTGTTCTCAAACTCAAACAAGCTAGTTAAAGAGTTCAAGAGCAATACCACAAGCGGCGGATTCTGCAGCAACGAAACTATTATGCATTGTGGAG TTGATGTGCTGCCCTTCGGGGGCGTTGGCATGAGCGGCATGGGCTCCTACCACGGAAAGTACGGCTTTGACACTTTTACGCACAAGAAGTCGTGTCTGGGCAAAGATCTGTCGGCGTTTGGTGAGAAGTTGGCCTC AGCTCGCTATCCCCCGTACTCAGATCGCAAGGGATCGTTTCTGTCGTTCCTGCTGCACAAGCGCCGACCTCTGCCCAATTTCTATCTGACGCATGTGCTGGCCATCGGCCTGGGCGTAGGTCTGACAGTGCTGGCCAACTATTACCTACAG GGTAAGCTGTTGTCGCGTTAG
- the LOC117185684 gene encoding aldehyde dehydrogenase, dimeric NADP-preferring-like isoform X6 translates to MLRFNNCDTIVRKSTIMGDNMTKPSDSDSDHSNVAKDRTTSTVIDIEPETESESPSVPTPASTSLFQSESDIMANFDDTLQRARLAFASGKTRNVSFRRKQLENLLRCYEENECDIISALEADLRRPKQESLIVETEFMKNDIKHILYNLSNWVKAEKPSKSIINVMDDVQIYNDPFGVVLVIGAWNYPLQLLLVPVASAIAAGNCVVIKPSEIAANCAKFIAEVIPKYLDNDCYPVVCGGPSETAELLKQRFDYIFYTGSTRVGKIIHAAANQHLTPTTLELGGKSPCYIDKSVELRTAVKRILWGKLINCGQTCIAPDYILCSKEMQDKFVAEAKDVLKEWYGENIQSSPDLSRVINSGNFQRLLGLIKSGRVAVGGKYDASERYIEPTILVDVKPNDPIMEEEIFGPILPIYTVESAYDAIKFINAREKTLVIYVFSNSNKLVKEFKSNTTSGGFCSNETIMHCGVDVLPFGGVGMSGMGSYHGKYGFDTFTHKKSCLGKDLSAFGEKLASARYPPYSDRKGSFLSFLLHKRRPLPNFYLTHVLAIGLGVGLTVLANYYLQKNSTE, encoded by the exons AACCAGAAACTGAAAGCGAATCCCCCAGCGTCCCCACACCCGCATCTACATCACTGTTTCAGTCCGAGTCCGACATAATGGCCAATTTCGACGAT ACGTTGCAACGCGCCCGCCTCGCATTCGCCAGCGGCAAGACCAGGAACGTAAGCTTTCG TCGCAAGCAGCTGGAGAATCTGCTGCGTTGCTATGAGGAGAACGAGTGCGACATTATTAGTGCCTTGGAGGCAGATCTGCGTCGCCCCAAGCAGGAGAGTCTGATCGTGGAGACCGAATTCATGAAGAACGACATCAAGCACATTCTATACAATCTAAGTAATTGGGTCAAGGCAGAGAAG CCCTCTAAGTCGATCATTAATGTGATGGACGATGTGCAGATCTATAACGATCCCTTTGGCGTTGTGCTAGTGATTGGTGCTTGGAATTATCCGTTGCAGTTGCTGCTTGTCCCCGTGGCCTCTGCCATTGCCGCCGGTAACTGCGTGGTGATCAAGCCCAGCGAGATCGCCGCCAACTGCGCCAAGTTTATTGCCGAAGTCATTCCAAAATATCTCGACAAT GATTGCTATCCAGTGGTCTGCGGTGGACCCAGCGAAACGGCTGAGCTGCTCAAACAGCGCTTCGACTACATCTTCTACACGGGCTCCACCCGCGTCGGCAAAATCATTCATGCGGCGGCCAACCAGCACCTGACGCCCACCACCCTGGAGCTAGGCGGCAAGAG TCCTTGCTACATTGACAAGTCGGTGGAGCTGCGCACAGCTGTCAAGCGTATCCTGTGGGGCAAGCTAATAAACTGCGGCCAAACCTGCATTGCCCCCGACTACATCCTCTGCTCGAAGGAGATGCAGGACAAGTTCGTGGCCGAAGCCAAGGACGTGCTCAAAGAGTGGTACGGCGAGAACATTCAGAGCAGCCCCGACCTGAGCCGTGTCATCAACAGCGGCAATTTCCA GCGCCTGCTTGGGCTAATTAAGTCGGGACGCGTCGCTGTAGGCGGTAAGTACGATGCCAGCGAGCGTTACATTGAGCCCACAATCCTGGTCGATGTCAAGCCCAACGACCCCATTATGGAGGAGGAGATCTTCGGCCCCATCTTGCCCATCTATACCGTGGAGAGTGCCTACGATGCGATCAAGTTCATCAATGCCAG AGAGAAAACTCTTGTAATTTACGTGTTCTCAAACTCAAACAAGCTAGTTAAAGAGTTCAAGAGCAATACCACAAGCGGCGGATTCTGCAGCAACGAAACTATTATGCATTGTGGAG TTGATGTGCTGCCCTTCGGGGGCGTTGGCATGAGCGGCATGGGCTCCTACCACGGAAAGTACGGCTTTGACACTTTTACGCACAAGAAGTCGTGTCTGGGCAAAGATCTGTCGGCGTTTGGTGAGAAGTTGGCCTC AGCTCGCTATCCCCCGTACTCAGATCGCAAGGGATCGTTTCTGTCGTTCCTGCTGCACAAGCGCCGACCTCTGCCCAATTTCTATCTGACGCATGTGCTGGCCATCGGCCTGGGCGTAGGTCTGACAGTGCTGGCCAACTATTACCTACAG aaaaattcaACTGAATAA
- the LOC117185684 gene encoding aldehyde dehydrogenase, dimeric NADP-preferring-like isoform X5, which translates to MLRFNNCDTIVRKSTIMGDNMTKPSDSDSDHSNVAKDRTTSTVIDIEPETESESPSVPTPASTSLFQSESDIMANFDDTLQRARLAFASGKTRNVSFRRKQLENLLRCYEENECDIISALEADLRRPKQESLIVETEFMKNDIKHILYNLSNWVKAEKPSKSIINVMDDVQIYNDPFGVVLVIGAWNYPLQLLLVPVASAIAAGNCVVIKPSEIAANCAKFIAEVIPKYLDNDCYPVVCGGPSETAELLKQRFDYIFYTGSTRVGKIIHAAANQHLTPTTLELGGKSPCYIDKSVELRTAVKRILWGKLINCGQTCIAPDYILCSKEMQDKFVAEAKDVLKEWYGENIQSSPDLSRVINSGNFQRLLGLIKSGRVAVGGKYDASERYIEPTILVDVKPNDPIMEEEIFGPILPIYTVESAYDAIKFINARESPLVLYIFTSETEVKNLFVNGTQSGGMCVNDTIMHYAVDVLPFGGVGMSGMGSYHGKYGFDTFTHKKSCLGKDLSAFGEKLASARYPPYSDRKGSFLSFLLHKRRPLPNFYLTHVLAIGLGVGLTVLANYYLQKNSTE; encoded by the exons AACCAGAAACTGAAAGCGAATCCCCCAGCGTCCCCACACCCGCATCTACATCACTGTTTCAGTCCGAGTCCGACATAATGGCCAATTTCGACGAT ACGTTGCAACGCGCCCGCCTCGCATTCGCCAGCGGCAAGACCAGGAACGTAAGCTTTCG TCGCAAGCAGCTGGAGAATCTGCTGCGTTGCTATGAGGAGAACGAGTGCGACATTATTAGTGCCTTGGAGGCAGATCTGCGTCGCCCCAAGCAGGAGAGTCTGATCGTGGAGACCGAATTCATGAAGAACGACATCAAGCACATTCTATACAATCTAAGTAATTGGGTCAAGGCAGAGAAG CCCTCTAAGTCGATCATTAATGTGATGGACGATGTGCAGATCTATAACGATCCCTTTGGCGTTGTGCTAGTGATTGGTGCTTGGAATTATCCGTTGCAGTTGCTGCTTGTCCCCGTGGCCTCTGCCATTGCCGCCGGTAACTGCGTGGTGATCAAGCCCAGCGAGATCGCCGCCAACTGCGCCAAGTTTATTGCCGAAGTCATTCCAAAATATCTCGACAAT GATTGCTATCCAGTGGTCTGCGGTGGACCCAGCGAAACGGCTGAGCTGCTCAAACAGCGCTTCGACTACATCTTCTACACGGGCTCCACCCGCGTCGGCAAAATCATTCATGCGGCGGCCAACCAGCACCTGACGCCCACCACCCTGGAGCTAGGCGGCAAGAG TCCTTGCTACATTGACAAGTCGGTGGAGCTGCGCACAGCTGTCAAGCGTATCCTGTGGGGCAAGCTAATAAACTGCGGCCAAACCTGCATTGCCCCCGACTACATCCTCTGCTCGAAGGAGATGCAGGACAAGTTCGTGGCCGAAGCCAAGGACGTGCTCAAAGAGTGGTACGGCGAGAACATTCAGAGCAGCCCCGACCTGAGCCGTGTCATCAACAGCGGCAATTTCCA GCGCCTGCTTGGGCTAATTAAGTCGGGACGCGTCGCTGTAGGCGGTAAGTACGATGCCAGCGAGCGTTACATTGAGCCCACAATCCTGGTCGATGTCAAGCCCAACGACCCCATTATGGAGGAGGAGATCTTCGGCCCCATCTTGCCCATCTATACCGTGGAGAGTGCCTACGATGCGATCAAGTTCATCAATGCCAG AGAGAGTCCACTTGTCCTGTATATTTTCACATCGGAAACAGAGGTTAAAAATCTGTTCGTAAACGGCACACAATCGGGCGGAATGTGCGTGAATGACACGATAATGCATTATGCCG TTGATGTGCTGCCCTTCGGGGGCGTTGGCATGAGCGGCATGGGCTCCTACCACGGAAAGTACGGCTTTGACACTTTTACGCACAAGAAGTCGTGTCTGGGCAAAGATCTGTCGGCGTTTGGTGAGAAGTTGGCCTC AGCTCGCTATCCCCCGTACTCAGATCGCAAGGGATCGTTTCTGTCGTTCCTGCTGCACAAGCGCCGACCTCTGCCCAATTTCTATCTGACGCATGTGCTGGCCATCGGCCTGGGCGTAGGTCTGACAGTGCTGGCCAACTATTACCTACAG aaaaattcaACTGAATAA